A segment of the Crassostrea angulata isolate pt1a10 chromosome 10, ASM2561291v2, whole genome shotgun sequence genome:
ATCCGCCAAGATGTTATTTCTAGCAAAACTCAAATTACAACTGAGATCGTCTTTGACTCCCGTCGTTTTGCTAAGTTCTCAACCTGGAAAAATCTCGTTGTGGCCTTTAAGACTTTGAAACGTTTTGTCAGAGATAAATTTCAAGTGAGCAGTGAAAGTGAAGACGAACCAGATATCTACAGAGAAACCGAAATGTTCATCATTAAACAAATTCAACAGGAGTCGTACAGTAAGGAAATAGAAAACCTGAATAGTGGCCAACCAATTCCCAGAAACAGCAAAGTGTCACGACTTGACCCATTCCTTGATTCATTCGGAGTTCTGCGTGTTGGAGGGAGACTTAAACTAAGTCCTGAGTTATCTCTGGGAGAGAAGAATCCAATCCTCATTCCAAATCAAAACTACATAGCAAAACTTCTCGTACTCCACTTCCATGAAGTTATTCGTCATCAAGGACGCCATCTAACCGCCGGGGCCATCAGAGCAGCAGGATATTGGATAACGGGCTGTAAAAGACTTGTGTATTTCATTCTATCCAATTGTGTAAAGTGTCGTCGACTTCGTGGTAGCCTTGCTTCACAAAAGATGGCAGACCTACCTGTGGAACGACTTACCCCTTGTCCTCCATTTACCTACGTTGGTGTCGACTGTTTTGGACCTTGGGATGTTGTCACGCGTCGAACACGTGGTGGTTCTGCGAACTCTAAACGATGGGCCGTATTGTTTGCGTGTTTATCATGCCGTGGTGTCCACATAGAAGTAATTGAGGAGATGACTACTTCGTCATTCATCAACGCCTTACGTCGCTTTACATCTATTAGAGGAAAAGTGAAAGAGTTTTATTCAGACAGAGGGACTAATTTCATTGGTGGAACTCGTGAACTTGGAATAAATGCTGTTTTTGTAGAAGACCCCTCGATTAAATCCTTCTTACAGTTGCAAGGAGCAGTTTGGAAATTTAACACTTCGTTCTCTTCTCACATGGGAGGCGCTTGGGAGCGCTTAATTGGTGTAATCAGACGAATCATTGATTCAATCTTACTGGATTCTAAGCACACAAGAATTACCCATGAAGTCCTTAGCACGTTTATGGCTGAAGCGACAGCGATAGTCAACGCCCGTCCACTGGTACCTGTATCCACCGACCCTGAAGCACCTTGCGTTTTGTCTCCAGCTGTTTTACTTACTCAAAAAACCGTTGATTCAAAcgaggattttaaaaatctcagtGTCAGCGAAGTTTATAACATTCAGTGGAAATTTGTTCAGTCTCTAGCGGAGAAATTTTGGTGTCGTTGGAAAAATGAATACCTGCAGAGTCTACAAGTGCGACGAAAATGGAAAGACACTCGAGATAACATCCAAGTTGGTGATGTCGTTCTTTTGAAGGACCGTGATGCACATCGCAACCATTGGCCGACAGGACTTGTTGAAAGAGTGTTTCCTAGCAAAGATGGACTTGTGCGCAAACTTGAAGTTCGTGTTATCAAAGATGGACAGTCGCGTATATATGTGCGTCCGATttctgaaattatatttttgtgtcaTTCCATTTAATGCTTATTGTGTTGtgacaatttacaaaaacagtTTCATGAACAACTTTTTGTGAATAGAGTACGGTTTATGCATTTAAGTGATATTTTCATATCAGACGGGGAGTGTGCTGTCtatagtttaaaatttaaattcttcagaaatatttttgtacaagtTAACCACTCTGAGTTTAGTATATCCGGTAATCctttttggtacaagttaactaCAACGTATATCTGGTCAATCACTCACTTCCTGTCAGCCTTACTGACCAGTCCGGTCTCACTTTGTCTATCGGCTTCAATCTTGTTAGATGCGTGCCTCGAGCCACTAAGTAAgtcttttttattgaagttaTTGCTTAAATCTGTcagtatttaattgtatttttgaagtatAGTTACAGATGGAAATTTTATTATGCAGATAAAACATTCTCAAAAGTATGGCACGCCATTATggtctttaaagtaatttacatattttttctatgtatgAAGTAAggttctatattttcctatttagtaatttgttatctctatttgttgtagttttttaccaatattattCACGACGGCAACGTTTTCCACACAAAATAAACTATGAAACCCGTGTGACTTTTGTTTGCGTTGTGCGTTGTGCAAGGTTAGCTATCTGCCTGCACCAGGCAGAATAACTAGTAAAAcccattaataaaaataaaaaactagatgctgtcattagacagtaatacccgcaccaagtgtttgcccctaaataacactgttttgtaccagtttaattaaaagtgaaggccacatgcaagctccggcaatacatttaaaaattataattttcataactgaaggatgagatcccttcccatatgataatacacatgagcagcactttatgtgcaatttagggttgaactgtttgcactgaattttcagttaatcaataatcttaacatttcatgtcatagaaagtataatggtctatataattattacaaacaaaattaaaaattaaataatgccctctccccgtggcggttgtcggttttagatttgtttctgtgtacctacatgtacatcatcatgtgcacagatttagagaaggggtgggagtgaggggtccagaccaccccccaccccccccccccatgaaaattcatttatatcaatagtaaaattaccgaaaattactccttggaccccaatgctcttacagacatgtaaacgttctaacccattgcgcttcaatgttaggtaacattatttggggggtaaatattttattaatatttaatatactttattgtttatctgaagaggaagtatacatcacgatatacaggtgtcctgcaccaccttaaagctgttatttacctaataaaatagtgtaagtggatttgaagaataggtcatagaaatacatgcatgttacaaaaaactgatctttgtgtgaagttacgtacacaacacaggtctgcaggtctcattagcgggtactagttttacccagctctccGATAAGATATGgattcacgtgtatacatacatgtacgtgtatacatgtgttttccatatgcagaaaaggattaattaagatcagctaaaggaattcattattgtgttttaattggattatcattttgatgttgaccaatataggtaagcaataatacatgtagtagcagtagcacactATAATGAGATaccagcatacataagttctactttcactttctaaaatgtgatctccctttgacagcatactgtatcatcatcttttaatatttgaataagcttatcatcgttacctatcctatcgcatttgtaaagtttctgtcattttaattgcaaaagttatttttttcatttgtcagacttgcattattgagttgaccccatatagaccctgtataaacaattttgtatcaaatttgagtattacatgtaagtaagtgtagacacttatcatatttttatatgagttataataggaaggaaggagtacttctttcttaatgtattataattaatgcattaaatacaatgtatgcCATGACCTTATGGAACTGTTCTGACCcccatgaaacaggaaaatacaaaatatcttctaatgtcattatgatgcatcaaatggtgtaaagtacatttatgacccccaggtgttgtctttaacccccccccccccccgcctttatgaaataggaaatgatattacactgtatattttgttaacttccgagatctgagatcctcatccctaaaccatataatttattcttgctctttgtgtcattgtgcgtaaaattgtttataggttatgcccccttggagacactctgacattctagaactagaaataataaagtatgttatcttattcatatgtagtgtttgatccatgtgggttattcctagcctaatgatgacactgctttgtttaggagactttacaattgccccaaatagggaaatacacatgcatataacattttgtttataaatcttaaaaattgaattaagcaatttccataatgttaatgtgcatcaggagagaaaaggcaatcaagaaatgatttaaaatttgctactgtacacatgtaaaaatggattaagaagactgaatctttagaaccaggtttgattggggggggggggtgaatgtggagtaaaaacatttataatttgaatcatttattgttattaattctaacttgtcaatgaatactactcattgatcccaaggtataaatatgacctctgatcgtatctcaatagatcatctGTCAATTATACAAggtgtaatttaattttttttaagaataacaatttttatcagtttataaaagtttttacacacccaaattatattttgattttaatagatcattcgacaattaaggggggggggggaacagtttatatttgagtttgtttggggtgggggttccaagtcatatatttgacaattttttaatgtaatttaaaataatactaagccatactacagtcacgaacatgaatagtatagaacaaaacaacttatacatgtttatatacataggaagtattacaaaacatagatgattgatctatacatgtatctgggttcttaatttgaatctttcccgctctgaacttgtttctcagagatggctgaacagaattgaacaaaactctaggatatgataggcctgcatatctagttgtgcaccctggtttgatttttctcattttgggttagacaaccacttttcgggtggggggggggggcggggggtcAGAAGGGTGTgaggtctaacattgaaccttgtaggaagaatcgtagactctattgtaaatggtaacttgaaaacggacaaagataataatatagggttttcataatcatatattgactgttactggcaatatatagggtttattagatctgacccctgagGGTCATCCTCAACCCCCCCCCACccggaatttgaaattaccatatatctcagaaactgttataatcatgacccctaaaccatatatattcatgtttctgatgtcaaaaggcatcaaatgttatgtaggtcatgggccctgcgggtggtcctgaccccctcaaacagtaagtcccttaatatcttcaaaacagttgagatctccacccttaaaccatatatattcttgttccttgtgtcaaggggcatcaaacggtatgtaggtcatgtgccccgggggtggtcatgacccccctcgaacaggaagtgcacgaatatctcgaaaacggttgagatccccaccccttaaccatatatattcttgatccttaaagggcatcaaaaggtatgtaggtaatgggcatcagggttaaattcaatttttcaaaaccgtttTGCAtgtctatggaacagttcctatcatatcccaagatataatgtgtctatccattaaatcagaagaggagttctaggatctatgtttttttttggagTGATAAACGtaaattttctgctactttttgactccctggatgaaatttaaatttttaaaaccttactgcaaatctatagaacagtccctatcatatcccaagatatgatgtgtctatccattaaatcataaggggagctcttggatctatggttttttttttaattgataaacgtcaattttctgctactagttgactccctggatgaaatttaaatttttaaaaccttattacacatctataggacagccccagttatatcccaagagatgacgtagatactccaaaagttgtaagaggagttctgggaaccacactttttttgcaaaaaaaagtcattttttgttgcccactgatccccttaataaaaaaaattctggaacctgatcacacttcaatatgacaaCCCCAATcctattctagaagatcatttggctagtGCCTAAAAAATGACgcttttgaaaccagtttttttattaaaaaaatcgtcatttttcagccattaaatgacccccaggacaaaattgaaaattccgaaaccttattgcgcatctataggataccctaaaatatattccaagagatgatttgtctactgttgaaaatgtacgAGGAGTTCGAGggagaaggttttttgtgaaaaaacgtcattttttaccaattatttgacccccaggactaacagagaatttttgaaacctttttacaaaacaacatgataccccaaatcaaactccaatagttcagtttgctggtttataagatgtaagagcagtttgagaaagtaaaacgtgataGACGGACGAACggactttctttagaaagtgcgggcaTAATAAAGGTATTTAAACATAAACTTTAGGTACTAGTATGTATTTTCTGCTTTGTTCGGTACCCTCCGATCCTTAGCTTGGACATGCAGTGAAGAAATGCTTAGACATTGAAGAAAAAGAAATGGCAATATGAAaccaagaaataaacaaaaccaaCTATTTCTTTAAATGCTTAATGGCTATAAAACCCACGATTTCATAAAGGAAATGATCATATCTTGGAGGATAAAATCATATCAGGTCGTTTTATATTCCTAACTGTctaatatcatattatcatttcttaaaaattttatttagatgtgcatttacacaaatattttaaagttctCTGAACTCATGTCAAATCATAATTCtaaatctgtgaaaaaaatgtatttatttttaatattttcgatTCACATTTCTCACAGAATCACTATTCACTAGTTTCACACTGAACACGAATTTATACGGTTTGCCAACGATTACATGAACTTCAGGTTTCCATCTGTCTTGAATACTGCCTCTACCTTTCAATCCTCTGTTTCGTATTAAGACCTTGTTACCAATCTGTAGTTCTTTTTCCGATTTTCCAGCTCCATATCTCTGCTTTTTTTGCAATTTCGTATCTGTTGAGTTCTTCTCTGGCTCTGATGTAAGCAAGCAAAAGTTTCTCGGAATGTGAATCCACCCATCTGTCAAGGTTGATTAAATTTGACAgtttggtatttaaaaaaatcaattggcAAGTTTGGTTGTCGTACATACATCAGGTAGTAAGGGGAATAACCAGTCGATGCGTTTGGTGTAACATTGTATGAAAACACTAACTCTTTAATGTATTTGGGTCACTTACGTTTCCTGGATGGTGGTAAAGAGCAAAGCAAGTCGTGTGACATTCTGCTGAAGCGTTCGCATTGCCCGTTGCCCTGAGGACGATATGCTGTAGTTCTCGACTTCTTGATGTTGTAAAGGGAACACAGGTGTTGAATTATATTAACTTCAAAGCACTTTCCTGATAGGGGTGAATACGCTTACATACACCAAACATACAAAAGAATTGTCTTACTATAGCACTTTCGCTACAGTTTAGTTAAACAATGGAATGCTTTATTTGGTGATTAATGCGGGGTATGACGGTGGCGACAGAgcagaaaaaatgtaaaaaaaaaaatttataaaaaaataagttacaAATAACAGGATTTTCATCCGCAGTGGTATCGCCTGTTTTTCTTGAGGTATTGCAacaaagaagaaagaaaataatatgcAGCTTTATCCATGCAAACGTTTTGTGTATGCTTAATCAACTTTTTGAACCACATTTCGACAAGCAATGTGTACAAATTTATTTTGACAAGACATAACATCATAATGTTTAACCAATAATTCCGTTCATTtccctgtaaaaaaaaaaaagaaaaattacatttaaaaaccctattacattatttttatacaatgagATTTTTAAAGGACAATTTAATTGGAAAATGTTTAACGTTAAGATAAGATTCAAGTTCTCCTTTTCAAAGGCATTACATCAAAGAACTTACTTAACTTTAGCCTCACAAATAAATCTATAATTTTGTCCACATCCTATATCGATCCATTTTCCATGTACCCCACTTCTTAGTTGGACACAGTTTTCCCCTGTGTGTCCGTTAGGTTCTCCTGGAGCCCATCTATTCACTTGTATGACGTTTTGATTGGAAGAGTAAATCCATCTGCCTTCCTCTATCATGTCGGATATACCAATCCAGTAGTCTGAAGCTatagtataaataatcaaagtactgaaagtactgaaaagcgctaacttAGCTTGGTTCTAAAGGAAATTTACTTTGTGCAAGCTTATTTAGAAATGAAACTTATTGAAATAATGTTAATTAATATCAATTGAAAAGATCCATTGCCAGAAGGGACGAAATGGTGTTGAAGTTGTACTCATTCAAATTTAtccttatttaatttaattttggttaaGAAGATTTGGTCGAAATTacgtttcttttaaaaatatatacgtGTATATTATGATTTATCATATACGCTTAGGTTAATTTAAATCaaagctgaacacgacttgtaAATAAATACTTGCCTGAATCATGATATATAAAAACCTTTGATTTTGTTACACTTTATTTAACATCTGTATCTTTTGTGTTACGTGTTAAATACGTTTGTCTTATGTTTGCACTTTTGTATAATTGTTATACGCGtgcattttctttataaatgtatttcattgaCCATTATAATTGATATTCCTTATCTTCTTCTACATATGTACTGCATTTAGCTGGTAATTGTTGCGTCTATGTAACAAATGTAAGCGACGTAAAATATACGTCCACAAAGATGAGATCTACTATGCAAACTTAAAGTGTTTAGTCAGTTCCTTATATATGTGCTGTGAGGAAAGCGGCGAACACCAAGAACTACATGTGGCTATTTACAAGTCGTTTTGATTTTTCTACATTCCAGCTTCTGTTTATGCGTCACAAGATTAgcttttttaaaagctaaaaaaCTCAGATATTGGAACATATATTTTAGGTGACAAGAGACTACACAATCtataaaaatacaagatttaaatattttgaataataatatgcggatgtacatatatttttataactgtATGTGAGGAGACAAGAGTGTAGCAGTGTACACGTATACAGTGCGACGATGCGCAGTTTGACCTAAAACTGACCAGTGTCATAACTTCTTCGAGtttctctaacacggactgtctagtaattccttcccagaattccaaatTACGCAACACATTTGAGGTTTCATCACAACTTAATTAATCAGCCCGAGGACTGACTAGTCACTGTGTACATGTAGCagcccctgcaatgatgtacGTAAACCCTgcacattatatttaaaattgtccttgcagttacatgtatgtgcgTAAACCCATAAAACTGCTTCCCCTAAATTATGTATATATCTGCTCATAGGGGGcagttattcgatgcaccggaagtagaagtctaaGTAAACGACTATAAAGCGCTGaactatgcttagcgctttaaaaggTCAGGATTTTTGAAACAGATTAAACTTCTTTACTCAATATAAGTCTTTGCCTAATATCCgtcattatgaaataaatttttattaagatCTTTAAATGTATGTGCTTACGCTGAATTTGACTGTGACTTATCAGAAAGTTAGATTCGGCTTCGGTCATTGGTTCTGCAAGTTTCGAGTGAAATACGGAACAAATTCCCTGCAACACAATATCCCAATTATTAACGGAATGTGCAAACTTTAACAATTAAGAACAGTGCTTCTTTGATTACAGAAGTTACGACTTTTTAAAACTATGAACATGATTTTTAaccaaatatacatatacatatttaataGTAAAACACGATCATTACGAACACGCCtataatgaattgacacttATAATGAAGTGATGATCATTCTCCGTGGGTTTTAAATATATCCCGAAACTAGCGGATATAATTAAATACGTTTACAAAGAAGCAAATACGTCGGGTCATGGCATTTCGTGATAAGCGTGTTTACTGTATTGGTCTacatataatgatttacaagaataaaaagaaattcttcGTTCTGTAACATATTCATAGTGCACAACCGCAAATGCCTACAGTGTGTACATTTACAAAATGCTGTCACCTTTTTAGCAATTGAAAACATTATGGTGCTAGCAAAACTTACTTGCGTTTTTATTGTGTGTGTTCACTTACCTCTGCTTCTCCCCAAGGTCTTGAGTCATGGCTGAACCAGTAACATTTGTTCTGAAACCGAATCCATCCCACATGGCATCCAGcaccttaaaataaaaaaaaacacttttctaGAAAGTGAAAGTTAATCTATATCGTACGTTTACACGAGTTTGCAAGTTGCtcatgaaattgttttttgtgatcggcttcggccgatcactattgtgtccatatgaggcatccggcaaatgcttccacgtgcgcacacattccgcttgcataagtagttcttataaaaacttgaagtttggtttagtattcatataacattttactcagttttatttcaattcatttaccttaagagatgcaaacatacataaaatacagttcgacctgttaattcaagaatgcacattttgtctcacgcgtaagaatttcgatcgaaagattcattcagtaatgcagttgacctcgatgaactgacctcaatcataagaatccatgaactgaccttgatctattgatgttgcataatagaaGCTAGGAAGACGgattgatttataaacaaggttacgttataatgcgacctcaatagcaagttatgatggcattcaatgtttttcagttgcattaaattatttaaagaagaagattcattaacatttaataattacgttaaaaatataaaactagacaaggattttacgaacggctttccccaaatttatttcaaaattaaatttgttgacggattataatgatgaaattatggtgtacagattcaaaatattctatattttgtaaaaatacagtacatttttaattattttacatcaaactagctatcaatatatcattattgccgatcattcctttaaaaggaatacttgtttttcTATTATGCCGGTTAGATTTAAGACATATTGTACTTACTATAAACCTGAATTGTCATACAAACCCAAACAACAACTACGAACGCAAACTTATTCGTCATTATGTAGCGTCCATATTATAAACGATGTCTTGATAAGAACTAGATTGGAGAGACTGTTTGACCCTGGATAAGAAGTGATGATAAGAATAAATGCTTACCTAtacataatttattaaaaaactgGGATAAAAcctgcaaacattttttttaagcaaaataaacacaaaagaaaggtagtcacagattacaaagctcatcgagacgaggcatcacttTGATAAGACCACTTTGATCATAAtacatgaatatgaaaatcaaaattatttggtCTCTTCTGAGAAATAAGATATATTGTAGTGTTGTTCGAgattaatagaatcattcattattacgagtgtgggatagtgaaattaaaccgaggggacaagattcacggtctaggacgaggctttgccgagtcctagaccgtgaatcttggccccgaggtggaatttcactatcccacacgaatatataatgaatgattatttttctcgcattatattacctcaaaaaaatatgtttgacaactttctgttatgacgttcaaaagattactttcggtttatccctccgcgtgcttcaaataatgcaagtcaaaatgagagcatacgacagttttttaattaaaaatatgataaatagtaattaattaagcaacaCAATTACTTAATAGATAATCACAATGCACCATTttgcatttccctacagcagacaacgtttgtttacgttttaaaacggcgtagtaatatatagtgtaagacagaaaaatctcacactgctgtctcacaccggacaaaccgatctcacaacggtgataatgcgagaaaataCGATatcataaatacaaaattgtataaaatcatatctatctatactactatattaaaatgataGACTCGAAGtttttgtcttttgttttgtatattttaaatatcattggtacttgaagattaccaatttggttttattttctctcagttaagcttcgctaattaataatcaacaaaaattcctcaaaaaatccagAAAATCACCGGGATTTTACagtcttgcgcttgcgcaatacgtACATTGACGTTAACGGGaactttagtttatgttttcacaatatcacatctgcatgaataaactcagaaatgataatacaaatacgggtaaattttcattggacttttgctatatattctgttcatatatattaatcttttcttatgagagaaagtataaaataacaaatatacatttcaataagtacttacttttgtcttcgtgatgacaaaaaatatttgattacatgcaaaaaagttacataatatttgttaggagagtgaagatgtaatatgttttatcttaaaaattgaataatgtcctacggatccagttttacaaagaaaatacgtgtacgttggtgaaaaggtgttgaactattccattctatggattaaaatttttagttgaaggtatttgcagtctcaaaaaggtttgttgtgatgaatttgactg
Coding sequences within it:
- the LOC128166015 gene encoding uncharacterized protein LOC128166015 → MIKTVYPLINPETDTEIRQDVISSKTQITTEIVFDSRRFAKFSTWKNLVVAFKTLKRFVRDKFQVSSESEDEPDIYRETEMFIIKQIQQESYSKEIENLNSGQPIPRNSKVSRLDPFLDSFGVLRVGGRLKLSPELSLGEKNPILIPNQNYIAKLLVLHFHEVIRHQGRHLTAGAIRAAGYWITGCKRLVYFILSNCVKCRRLRGSLASQKMADLPVERLTPCPPFTYVGVDCFGPWDVVTRRTRGGSANSKRWAVLFACLSCRGVHIEVIEEMTTSSFINALRRFTSIRGKVKEFYSDRGTNFIGGTRELGINAVFVEDPSIKSFLQLQGAVWKFNTSFSSHMGGAWERLIGVIRRIIDSILLDSKHTRITHEVLSTFMAEATAIVNARPLVPVSTDPEAPCVLSPAVLLTQKTVDSNEDFKNLSVSEVYNIQWKFVQSLAEKFWCRWKNEYLQSLQVRRKWKDTRDNIQVGDVVLLKDRDAHRNHWPTGLVERVFPSKDGLVRKLEVRVIKDGQSRIYVRPISEIIFLCHSI
- the LOC128166990 gene encoding low affinity immunoglobulin epsilon Fc receptor-like — protein: MTNKFAFVVVVWVCMTIQVYSAGCHVGWIRFQNKCYWFSHDSRPWGEAEGICSVFHSKLAEPMTEAESNFLISHSQIQPSDYWIGISDMIEEGRWIYSSNQNVIQVNRWAPGEPNGHTGENCVQLRSGVHGKWIDIGCGQNYRFICEAKVKEMNGIIG